The proteins below are encoded in one region of Clostridium fermenticellae:
- a CDS encoding thiamine diphosphokinase yields the protein MKVVILSGGNAPSIDLIEEELKDSSILICADSGANVLYKYSIIPDYLMGDFDSIDEKAFRHFDNCKECSVEKFPPEKDFTDTESVVEKALSFNPDEIVLLGCTGTRVDHMLGSIGMLLKCLKEGVRCYIKDDFNVIWLTDKSVKLKGKRKDTFSLHAYCDRVEDLSIYGAKYKLDNYLLKIGDSRCVSNEFLNEEVDITFSSGLLLVFYSKD from the coding sequence ATGAAGGTAGTTATTTTATCTGGAGGGAATGCACCATCAATTGATTTAATTGAGGAAGAATTAAAAGATTCTTCCATTTTAATATGTGCAGATAGTGGTGCTAATGTGCTTTATAAATATTCCATAATCCCGGATTATTTGATGGGAGACTTTGATTCTATAGATGAAAAGGCATTTAGACATTTTGATAATTGTAAAGAATGTTCTGTTGAAAAGTTTCCACCGGAGAAAGATTTTACAGATACGGAATCGGTAGTTGAAAAAGCCCTTAGCTTTAATCCTGATGAAATTGTACTGCTTGGCTGTACTGGAACAAGAGTCGATCATATGCTTGGAAGTATTGGCATGCTTTTAAAATGTTTAAAGGAAGGTGTTAGGTGTTACATAAAGGATGATTTTAATGTTATTTGGCTCACTGATAAATCTGTAAAACTTAAAGGGAAAAGGAAAGATACATTTTCACTTCATGCATATTGTGACAGAGTTGAAGATTTAAGCATATATGGTGCGAAATACAAACTTGATAATTATTTGCTTAAAATTGGAGACAGTAGATGTGTGTCAAATGAGTTTTTAAATGAAGAGGTTGATATCACTTTTTCAAGTGGATTGTTGCTTGTGTTTTATAGTAAAGATTAA
- a CDS encoding DAK2 domain-containing protein — MEHLKINGKCFYNMIINASNKLNSQREYVNSLNVFPVPDGDTGTNMSMTLRSAALEISGMENKGIFDIAKTVSRGALMGARGNSGVILSQILRGIAKGLEGKNEVCCSEFAQSLVEGSRSAYKAVMKPTEGTILTIIKAAGEKAQEFQTQDITVLMKEVCKHCEDMLNKTPDMLPVLKKAKVVDAGGMGLLFILKGMYQVLEENTDELLYINDELENTVKHVSSKLDDHDIRFGYCTEFFIKSSDADVEALKCKLKTAGDSMVVVKDDNIIKVHIHTNNPGWILSEAIKLGELSKIKIDNMKEQHRNLLDIKDRGPDIKTESKNIEKSKGDCDVKKYAIISVSTGSGIENIFKDLGADNVIEGGQTMNPSTQDILKSIDSINAQNIFILPNNKNIIMTANQACGLTDKNVKVIPTKTIPQGIAAITCFNEDLDLDSNVESMLGAINKIASGSVTFAVRDTQIDGKDVKSGDMLGIIEGKIEYVGKDRYQICEDIISSMVNEESELITILYGEDCDNETVNKLVSKLEEKYPQLDVQCYNGDQPIYYFIVSVE, encoded by the coding sequence ATGGAACACTTAAAGATAAATGGAAAGTGCTTTTACAATATGATAATCAATGCGAGCAACAAATTGAATTCACAGAGGGAGTATGTAAATTCATTAAATGTTTTTCCAGTTCCAGATGGGGATACAGGAACTAATATGTCTATGACACTTAGAAGTGCAGCTTTAGAAATATCTGGTATGGAGAATAAAGGTATTTTTGATATAGCGAAAACTGTTTCCAGAGGTGCGCTTATGGGTGCAAGAGGTAATTCTGGAGTAATACTTTCACAGATACTAAGGGGTATAGCAAAAGGATTAGAAGGGAAAAACGAGGTTTGCTGTAGTGAGTTTGCTCAAAGTTTGGTTGAAGGTTCAAGATCAGCATATAAAGCTGTTATGAAACCTACCGAAGGAACAATACTTACAATAATAAAGGCTGCGGGTGAAAAGGCTCAGGAGTTTCAGACTCAAGATATAACAGTACTTATGAAAGAGGTATGTAAACATTGTGAGGATATGTTAAATAAAACACCTGATATGCTTCCGGTTTTAAAAAAGGCTAAGGTTGTAGATGCTGGTGGTATGGGATTACTCTTTATTTTAAAAGGTATGTATCAAGTTTTAGAGGAAAATACAGATGAATTACTTTATATTAATGATGAACTGGAAAATACAGTTAAACATGTTTCAAGTAAATTAGATGATCATGATATAAGATTTGGATATTGTACTGAATTTTTTATTAAATCAAGTGATGCTGATGTAGAGGCCTTAAAATGCAAACTGAAGACTGCTGGAGATTCAATGGTAGTAGTTAAAGATGATAATATAATAAAAGTACATATCCATACAAATAACCCTGGATGGATTTTATCTGAGGCTATTAAGCTTGGTGAATTATCAAAAATAAAGATTGACAATATGAAAGAACAGCATAGAAATTTACTTGATATAAAGGATAGAGGCCCGGATATAAAAACTGAAAGTAAAAATATAGAAAAATCTAAAGGTGATTGTGATGTAAAAAAATATGCAATTATTTCAGTTTCAACTGGTTCGGGAATAGAAAATATATTTAAAGATCTTGGGGCAGACAATGTAATTGAGGGTGGCCAAACAATGAATCCAAGTACTCAGGATATATTGAAAAGTATAGATAGTATTAATGCTCAAAATATATTTATTTTACCCAACAATAAAAATATAATAATGACAGCTAATCAGGCATGTGGATTGACGGATAAAAATGTAAAAGTTATACCTACAAAAACAATACCCCAGGGTATTGCAGCAATAACCTGTTTTAATGAAGATTTGGATTTAGATAGTAATGTAGAATCTATGTTGGGAGCTATAAATAAAATAGCAAGCGGCTCTGTAACTTTTGCAGTGAGAGATACCCAAATTGATGGAAAAGATGTAAAGAGTGGAGATATGCTTGGAATTATAGAAGGTAAAATAGAGTATGTAGGTAAAGACAGATATCAAATATGTGAAGATATTATTTCAAGTATGGTAAATGAAGAAAGTGAACTTATAAC
- a CDS encoding Asp23/Gls24 family envelope stress response protein, giving the protein MICNINNEHGYIDYSEDVVANIVGISTMECYGVVGMASRNAKDGLWKLIKSENLSKGVKVRCKDNTLLIELYIIVEYGTKISVICNNVIQKIKYNVENYTGIKVSSITVNVQGVRV; this is encoded by the coding sequence ATGATATGTAATATCAATAATGAACACGGTTATATTGATTACTCGGAGGACGTTGTGGCTAATATCGTAGGTATTTCCACTATGGAATGTTATGGAGTAGTAGGTATGGCTTCTAGAAATGCTAAAGATGGACTTTGGAAATTGATAAAAAGTGAAAATTTAAGTAAAGGAGTAAAAGTTCGTTGTAAGGACAATACATTACTTATAGAGTTATATATAATAGTAGAATATGGAACTAAAATATCAGTAATATGCAATAATGTAATTCAGAAAATAAAATACAATGTAGAAAATTATACAGGAATTAAAGTTTCAAGTATAACAGTAAATGTGCAAGGTGTTAGAGTCTAG
- the rpmB gene encoding 50S ribosomal protein L28, protein MSKKCEICGKGVVFGVQFSHSHRQSKRSWAPNVRKVKAIVNGTPKTMHVCTRCLRSGKVQRAI, encoded by the coding sequence ATGTCAAAAAAATGTGAAATTTGTGGTAAAGGCGTTGTATTCGGAGTACAGTTCAGTCATTCTCATCGTCAGTCAAAGAGATCTTGGGCTCCAAATGTAAGAAAAGTTAAAGCTATAGTTAATGGAACACCAAAGACTATGCATGTTTGTACAAGGTGCCTTCGTTCAGGAAAGGTTCAACGTGCCATATAA